The sequence below is a genomic window from Oligoflexus sp..
TACATGCGGCATTATTCAGTTTTGAATAGGTGCAATTACCCTCATTCCCAACTGCAACTGCCGACCCCATTCGATCGTGCTCGCCTGCGGCGCTTATCCCACCTGTGAATTGCCTCTCTTCAGTAATTGCGCTAAAAAAAGCGGGAGAAGGTCATCGTGTGATGTCCTGTCCTTTTTTGAAAAGGAGAATTCAGATGGGCTCACTTCAAGACAAGGTCGCGATCGTCACCGGAGCAGCCTCGGGCATTGGACGTTCCCTGGCGCACGCCATGGTGCGGGAAGGGGCCAAGGTGATCATCGCGGATCTGCAGGAACAGGGCGGTCATGAAACGCAGCGCATGATCGAGGATCGTTATCCGGGTTCGTCCGTTTTTATCAAGGCGGACGCGTCGCGTTTTCAGGATCATGAATTTTTAGTGAAGGAAGCCGAGCAGCGCTTCGGAGCTTTGCATATTGCTGTCAACAACGCCGGCATCGCGGGACCGATGGCGCCGACGGGGGATTACCCGCTGGAAGCTTGGGAGCACGTTGTCGCCGTGAACCTTTCCGGTGTGTTCTACGCAATGCGAGCCCAGATTCCGGCCATGCTGCGCGCGGGCAAAGGCTCGATTGTGAATATCTCATCGATCCTTGGACGCGTGGGTTTCTCGAATGCCCCTGCCTATGCTGCAGCCAAACACGGTGTCGTGGGACTGACGGAAACTGCGGCGCTGGAATATTCCAGTCAGGGTTTGCGGATCAACGTCGTAGGCCCGGCCTTCATTCGCACACCGATGATAGCCGAAGCCTTGACCGAGGAAGCCCTGCAAGGGATCGTGGGTTTGCATCCCATAGGACGTTTGGGGGAACCCGAAGAGGTGGCCGAGCTTGTGGTATGGTTGAGTTCAGATAAAGCCTCTTTCGTTACCGGATCCTACTACGCGGTCGATGGCGGGTATCTGGCTCGATAAAGTATTGGGTAAGAGTCAAAAAAAACGGTGGTTCCTCCGATAAGAACACAGAGTTCTTAAAGGAGGAATCATGAAGCGAAGGGACT
It includes:
- a CDS encoding glucose 1-dehydrogenase — encoded protein: MGSLQDKVAIVTGAASGIGRSLAHAMVREGAKVIIADLQEQGGHETQRMIEDRYPGSSVFIKADASRFQDHEFLVKEAEQRFGALHIAVNNAGIAGPMAPTGDYPLEAWEHVVAVNLSGVFYAMRAQIPAMLRAGKGSIVNISSILGRVGFSNAPAYAAAKHGVVGLTETAALEYSSQGLRINVVGPAFIRTPMIAEALTEEALQGIVGLHPIGRLGEPEEVAELVVWLSSDKASFVTGSYYAVDGGYLAR